The proteins below come from a single Tautonia marina genomic window:
- a CDS encoding TIGR03032 family protein — MANAIVDVDSGSEAVGSGPGCGFRMLTSRGFVEWLARERLSLAVTTYQRGGLFLLGTRPGPTLGLWAAAFGRAMGLHATDQTIWMATATALRRFENDLPPGRVEDGFDRVYVPRVGYTTGDLDVHDLAVDADGRPVFVATRFGCLATVSDRFSFEPVWKPPFLSALVPEDRCHLNGLALEDGRPKYVTMVGTSDVADGWREHRVGGGLVMDVSSNEIICRGLSMPHSPRQIGGKIWLLEAGTGHLGFVDPSTGRFEEVCFLPGFARGLAISGRFAVVGTSMPRRDPSFEGLPLGQNLRSRSTSPRCGLHVIDLESGSVVHWLRFEGPLEELYDVAVLASVVRPKALSFSRRSTVGHRIRFEAGDQGPRHFVPVA; from the coding sequence ATGGCGAACGCAATTGTCGACGTGGATTCGGGTTCCGAGGCCGTCGGGTCCGGGCCGGGGTGCGGATTCCGGATGCTGACCTCTCGGGGGTTCGTGGAGTGGCTGGCCCGAGAGCGCCTGAGCCTGGCGGTGACGACCTACCAGCGCGGCGGGCTCTTCCTGCTCGGGACCAGGCCCGGGCCAACGCTGGGCCTCTGGGCCGCCGCCTTCGGCCGGGCGATGGGCCTGCACGCCACCGATCAGACGATCTGGATGGCCACCGCCACCGCCCTCCGCCGCTTCGAGAACGACCTGCCGCCCGGGAGGGTCGAGGACGGCTTCGACCGCGTCTACGTCCCCCGGGTGGGCTATACCACCGGCGACCTCGACGTGCATGACCTGGCCGTCGACGCCGACGGCCGCCCCGTCTTCGTCGCCACCCGCTTCGGCTGCCTGGCGACCGTCTCGGACCGCTTCAGCTTCGAGCCGGTCTGGAAGCCCCCCTTCCTCTCGGCCCTGGTCCCCGAGGACCGCTGCCACCTCAACGGCCTGGCCCTCGAAGACGGCCGGCCGAAGTACGTCACGATGGTCGGCACCAGCGACGTGGCCGACGGGTGGCGAGAGCACCGGGTCGGCGGCGGCCTCGTCATGGACGTCTCCTCGAACGAGATCATCTGCCGGGGGCTGTCGATGCCCCACTCCCCCCGCCAGATCGGCGGCAAGATCTGGCTTCTGGAGGCCGGGACCGGCCACCTCGGCTTCGTCGATCCGTCCACCGGCCGATTCGAGGAGGTCTGCTTCCTGCCCGGCTTCGCCCGGGGCCTGGCGATCAGCGGCCGGTTCGCGGTCGTCGGCACCTCGATGCCCCGCCGCGACCCCTCCTTCGAGGGACTCCCGCTCGGCCAGAACCTCCGATCCCGGTCGACCTCGCCCCGGTGCGGGCTCCACGTCATCGACCTGGAGTCCGGCTCGGTGGTCCACTGGCTGCGATTCGAGGGCCCGCTCGAGGAGCTCTACGACGTGGCGGTCCTGGCGAGCGTCGTTCGCCCCAAGGCGTTGAGCTTCAGCCGTCGATCCACTGTCGGCCATCGCATCCGGTTCGAGGCCGGGGACCAGGGCCCTCGCCATTTCGTCCCGGTCGCCTGA
- a CDS encoding ISAs1 family transposase: MPSDQPTTLHDHFRNLTDPRVERTRKHPLINIAFIAVCGVLSGANSFAAIHEFGIDRRSWLARFLDLDSGIPSEDTLRRVLARLDPAAFEKALLSWMQAVQEVTTGRFVAIDGKTLQGSSDRRDGKVAIYMVSAWATENTLSLGQVVVDEKSNEITAIPALLEVLDLCGAIVTIDAMGCQKEIAATIRGRDGDYVLAVKQNQPTLQERVREAIDAALEQDAERIDEHRTEETGHGRREVRTSAVFPAPEGVDPEGLWQDLSAVGVTFSERTDCRG; the protein is encoded by the coding sequence ATGCCCAGCGACCAACCCACCACCTTGCACGACCACTTCCGGAACCTGACCGACCCCCGGGTCGAGCGGACCCGCAAGCATCCGCTGATCAACATCGCCTTCATCGCCGTCTGCGGCGTCCTCTCCGGGGCCAATTCCTTCGCCGCCATCCACGAGTTCGGCATCGATCGCCGGTCCTGGCTGGCCCGCTTCCTCGACCTCGACAGCGGCATCCCCTCCGAGGACACCCTCCGCCGCGTGCTGGCCCGGCTCGACCCGGCGGCCTTCGAGAAGGCCCTGTTGAGTTGGATGCAGGCCGTGCAGGAGGTCACCACCGGGCGGTTCGTCGCCATCGACGGCAAGACCTTGCAGGGCTCCTCCGACCGGCGGGACGGCAAGGTGGCGATCTACATGGTCTCGGCCTGGGCGACCGAGAACACGCTCTCGCTCGGGCAGGTTGTCGTCGACGAGAAGTCCAACGAGATCACGGCGATCCCCGCGTTGCTGGAGGTGCTCGACCTCTGCGGGGCGATCGTGACGATCGACGCGATGGGCTGCCAGAAGGAGATCGCCGCGACGATTCGAGGACGCGACGGCGACTACGTGCTGGCCGTCAAGCAGAACCAGCCGACGCTGCAGGAGCGGGTCCGCGAGGCGATCGACGCGGCCCTGGAGCAGGATGCCGAGCGGATCGACGAGCATCGGACCGAGGAGACGGGGCATGGCCGTCGGGAGGTCCGCACCTCTGCCGTCTTCCCGGCCCCGGAGGGTGTCGATCCGGAGGGCCTGTGGCAGGACCTGAGTGCCGTGGGGGTGACGTTCTCGGAGCGAACCGATTGCCGGGGGTGA